The Streptomyces sp. V4I8 genome includes the window CCAACCCTGGCCCACCGCGCAGCCAACCTCACCACCACCGACCTGGCCCACCGCCTTTCCGGGCCGCCCGCCCGCTTCTACCCCGTGCTGGAGCGGGCCGGGTCAAGGGTGGCCCGGAGGGCCCATCGGCGCAGCCGACGCGGAACGCAGCGCAGCGGAGTGAAGCGCCCTTGACGCGGCCCGCGGAGGCACGAGACTGCAAGGAAGCGGGCGGCCCAACAGCACCAGAAGACTCACGGCTGGACAGCCAAGCCTTCAACCGCACACCAACGTCATCGCTCGACTCGGGTCCCAGGATCGGTTGCCCCGCCCAACTGCCGACGCCAGTGCCCCTCAGCCGCGGACCCGACTACCCTCTGCGGTGTGTCCGAAGACCCCGTATGGGAAGCTCCAGAAGGTTCCTGGGCTTCGTCTGCAGCCCGCCGCCGGAACATGCAAGCGATCCGCAGCCGCGATACCGCCCCAGAGAGGCTGATCCGACGGCTAGTCCATGCACGAGGACTGCGTTATCGGGTCGCTGCCCGGCCGCTGCCGGACTTGCGTCGGACAGCGGATATGGTATTCCGTCCGGCAAAGGTGGCCGTATTCATCGACGGCTGCTACTGGCACGGCTGCCCCGAGCACTACGTCCCGCCGAAGACCAACCCGGGATACTGGTCAGCGAAGGTACTTCGGAACATGGAACGCGACCGCGACACGGACCAACGGCTCAGGGAAGCGGGATGGCTCGTACTCCGCTTCTGGGAGCACGAGCCATCAGACATCTGCGTAAGTAAGATCACAGAGGCTGTTATTGCGCGCCGAGATGCGGGATCACAGCCTTCCTGAAACAGGCAGCGTCATCTGCTCTGAATCAGCAGC containing:
- a CDS encoding very short patch repair endonuclease is translated as MSEDPVWEAPEGSWASSAARRRNMQAIRSRDTAPERLIRRLVHARGLRYRVAARPLPDLRRTADMVFRPAKVAVFIDGCYWHGCPEHYVPPKTNPGYWSAKVLRNMERDRDTDQRLREAGWLVLRFWEHEPSDICVSKITEAVIARRDAGSQPS